A section of the Asticcacaulis sp. EMRT-3 genome encodes:
- a CDS encoding alpha/beta hydrolase, producing the protein MTAYTDIRYASADARLTLYARDYGGEGMPVLCLHGLTRNSADFEALAAHLSPHYRVIVPDMRGRGLSDNDPEPLNYQPLVYVGDVFGLLGELGLPRCVIIGTSMGGIMAMLMANLAAPMVIGVVLNDVGPELDPAGLERIKTYTGKGGPVRDWVHAAERTRLVNEVAFPDYNEADWLAFAHRTYRDTPQGPAPAYDPDIAKPFQAADDGAAPPDMWGLWDKMQAVPVLAIRGELSDLLSPQTFEAMQARHPDLQAVTVPGRGHAPMLDEPVAVAAIDGFLQAMAGRV; encoded by the coding sequence ATGACGGCCTATACCGACATCCGCTATGCCAGCGCCGATGCGCGCCTGACCCTTTATGCGCGTGATTATGGCGGCGAGGGGATGCCTGTTCTGTGTCTGCATGGGCTGACGCGCAACAGCGCCGATTTTGAAGCCCTGGCGGCGCATCTGTCACCACATTATCGGGTGATTGTGCCTGATATGCGCGGGCGCGGCCTGTCGGATAACGACCCCGAGCCGCTTAACTATCAGCCGCTTGTCTATGTCGGGGATGTGTTCGGTTTGCTCGGCGAGCTGGGCCTTCCGCGCTGCGTGATTATCGGCACCTCGATGGGCGGCATCATGGCCATGCTGATGGCCAATCTGGCCGCGCCGATGGTGATCGGTGTGGTCTTGAATGATGTCGGCCCCGAACTCGATCCGGCGGGGCTGGAACGCATCAAGACCTATACGGGCAAGGGCGGGCCGGTGCGTGACTGGGTGCACGCCGCCGAGCGCACGCGACTCGTCAATGAGGTGGCCTTCCCGGACTACAATGAGGCCGACTGGCTGGCCTTTGCGCATCGCACCTACCGCGATACGCCGCAGGGGCCTGCGCCCGCCTATGATCCCGATATTGCCAAACCGTTTCAGGCTGCCGATGATGGCGCGGCTCCGCCCGACATGTGGGGCCTGTGGGATAAGATGCAGGCCGTGCCGGTGCTGGCGATCCGGGGCGAATTATCTGATCTGTTATCGCCGCAGACCTTTGAGGCGATGCAGGCGCGCCATCCCGATCTGCAAGCCGTCACAGTGCCCGGACGCGGCCATGCGCCGATGCTCGACGAACCGGTGGCCGTGGCGGCGATTGACGGGTTTTTGCAGGCGATGGCGGGGCGGGTGTGA
- a CDS encoding heavy metal-binding domain-containing protein, giving the protein MASVTGLSGNEIYCMALKGFKPGELVVGNSVNSMGFLGSIGAGLNNMLGGEIPQVTQIIQDGRMHAFNRMAAEAETHGASGVAGVSGNLRGLSGNTEFLFVGSCVKGPSGRFFTSAGDAQELYCHMDAGYKPIHHVFGNIAYSMGVGGGILGALKQLARGEISEYSDIFNKTRHKALERISAAAAADGANAVLGIRTTVLPWMGTHEMVMTGTAMHHPGLPSGQVATSDLTGEELWSMASLGYAPVKLLMSTSIYSLGMVGGIFSALKSLARGEISELTTLVHDAREHCIERLKREADSLGAEEVVGVKTYIIEIGQGLIEFMAIGTAVKPTSGMGVATQMLPSQAVVRDRDTWIDGDSGFSLLRQTEAS; this is encoded by the coding sequence ATGGCCAGCGTCACCGGTTTATCGGGCAACGAAATCTACTGCATGGCGCTGAAAGGTTTTAAGCCCGGCGAACTGGTGGTGGGCAACAGCGTCAATTCGATGGGCTTCTTAGGCTCGATCGGCGCAGGATTGAATAATATGCTGGGCGGCGAAATCCCGCAGGTGACGCAGATCATTCAGGATGGCCGGATGCACGCCTTCAACCGCATGGCCGCCGAAGCGGAAACGCACGGCGCATCGGGCGTGGCCGGGGTGTCAGGAAATCTGCGCGGCCTGTCCGGCAATACCGAATTCCTGTTTGTCGGCTCCTGCGTCAAGGGCCCTTCCGGTCGCTTCTTCACCTCGGCGGGCGATGCGCAGGAACTGTATTGCCATATGGATGCGGGCTACAAACCGATCCACCACGTCTTTGGCAATATCGCCTATTCGATGGGGGTGGGCGGCGGCATCCTGGGCGCGCTCAAGCAACTGGCGCGCGGCGAAATCTCGGAATATTCCGACATTTTCAACAAGACCCGCCACAAGGCGCTGGAACGGATCAGCGCCGCTGCCGCCGCCGATGGAGCCAATGCCGTGCTGGGCATTCGCACCACGGTTTTGCCGTGGATGGGCACGCATGAAATGGTGATGACGGGCACGGCCATGCACCATCCGGGCTTGCCTTCGGGTCAGGTGGCCACGTCCGATCTGACCGGCGAAGAACTGTGGTCGATGGCCAGTTTGGGCTATGCGCCGGTCAAGCTTCTGATGTCCACCTCCATCTATTCGCTCGGCATGGTGGGCGGCATCTTCTCGGCGCTGAAATCGCTGGCGCGCGGTGAAATTTCCGAACTGACGACGCTGGTACACGATGCACGCGAACACTGCATCGAACGGCTGAAACGCGAAGCCGATTCGCTGGGTGCCGAAGAGGTGGTCGGCGTCAAAACCTATATTATCGAAATCGGTCAGGGCCTGATCGAATTCATGGCCATCGGCACGGCGGTGAAGCCCACATCCGGCATGGGCGTGGCCACGCAGATGCTGCCCAGTCAGGCGGTTGTGCGCGACCGCGACACCTGGATCGACGGCGATTCCGGCTTTTCGCTGCTGCGCCAGACCGAGGCCAGCTAA
- a CDS encoding LuxR family transcriptional regulator: protein MLDRTQFYRFEDFITDTAYARSGDELFALLQKAVGQYGYDRLIFSVPFDRDLPPELNKSGLYTTYPDDWTREYIEKDYARLDPVLRAGGTHAYAFTWQELEDSDSISDSQIRFMRTAAEAGLHSGIGVPIRGERALVAGVGLASSEPQDGAAAHLDLINALCNQFYVAFKRLHGHRLPPKPEVGYLSPREREILSWIAAGKTDDDTATIMGISRNTVDTHIRSIFRKLDAGNRVTAVVKGIMQGHIQP from the coding sequence ATGCTTGATCGTACCCAGTTTTATCGCTTCGAAGATTTCATCACGGATACCGCCTATGCGCGTTCGGGTGATGAACTGTTCGCTCTTTTGCAAAAGGCTGTGGGGCAATATGGCTATGACCGGCTGATCTTTTCCGTGCCTTTTGACCGCGACCTGCCGCCGGAACTGAACAAATCGGGCCTCTACACCACCTATCCCGACGACTGGACGCGCGAATATATCGAAAAAGACTATGCCCGGCTCGATCCGGTGCTGCGCGCCGGCGGAACCCACGCCTACGCCTTCACCTGGCAGGAGCTGGAAGATAGCGACTCGATCAGCGACAGCCAGATCCGCTTCATGCGCACCGCCGCCGAAGCGGGGCTTCATTCGGGCATTGGCGTGCCCATCCGTGGCGAACGCGCCCTGGTGGCAGGGGTCGGTCTGGCCTCTTCCGAGCCTCAGGATGGCGCGGCCGCCCATCTCGACCTGATCAACGCCCTGTGCAACCAGTTTTATGTCGCCTTCAAGCGCCTGCACGGCCATCGCCTGCCGCCGAAGCCGGAGGTCGGCTATCTGTCGCCACGCGAGCGCGAAATCCTGAGCTGGATCGCGGCGGGCAAGACCGACGACGATACGGCCACCATTATGGGCATCAGCCGCAATACGGTCGATACCCATATTCGCAGCATCTTCCGCAAGCTCGACGCAGGCAACCGCGTCACCGCCGTGGTCAAGGGCATTATGCAGGGCCATATCCAGCCATGA
- a CDS encoding SOS response-associated peptidase — protein MCGQFDALTQLSLLKNIVALREAVRDDGALPQRIVPTGGAPILIENPETGAIEQIPARFGLIPSWYRGALAEWKASTFNARLEEASIKPVFKGAWRYRRCIVPATAFYEWSGPKSARRRWRVTRADNQPLAFAGLWDEAYLAEGEIWSFAILTRGAGSDMQAIHDREPVVLPPEDWTPWLKRQPVDLRARAALRPVCEDSSQEITGSLL, from the coding sequence ATGTGCGGACAGTTCGATGCGCTGACACAGCTTTCTCTTCTGAAAAATATCGTCGCCCTGCGCGAAGCCGTGCGTGACGACGGGGCCTTGCCGCAACGTATCGTCCCGACCGGCGGCGCGCCGATCCTGATTGAAAATCCTGAAACCGGCGCCATCGAGCAGATACCGGCGCGCTTTGGCCTGATCCCGTCATGGTATCGCGGCGCGCTGGCTGAGTGGAAGGCCTCCACCTTCAATGCCCGCCTTGAGGAAGCCTCGATCAAGCCGGTGTTTAAAGGCGCATGGCGCTATCGCCGCTGCATTGTGCCCGCCACTGCTTTTTACGAATGGTCTGGCCCTAAATCCGCCCGGCGCAGATGGCGCGTCACCCGCGCCGACAACCAGCCGCTCGCTTTTGCCGGCTTATGGGACGAGGCCTATCTGGCGGAAGGCGAAATCTGGAGCTTCGCCATACTGACGCGCGGCGCGGGCTCCGACATGCAGGCGATCCACGACCGCGAGCCGGTGGTTCTGCCACCCGAAGACTGGACACCTTGGCTGAAGCGCCAGCCGGTGGACTTACGCGCCCGCGCCGCCTTACGCCCTGTGTGCGAAGACTCTTCGCAAGAAATAACAGGCAGCCTGTTATAG
- a CDS encoding glutathione binding-like protein: protein MIELYYWPTPNGHKITMLLEEAGLDYAIHPVNIGAGDQFRPDFLAFSPNNRMPAIIDRAPADGGEAITVFESGAILTYLAEKTGRFLPADVRGRKAVMEWLFWQVGGLGPMAGQNHHFSQYAPEKIPYAIHRYVNETNRLYGVMDRRLAGHAYLGGADYSIADMASYPWIVPYERQGQKLEDFPHLKRWFEEIAARPATVRAYEKGANIRNEPPNEDTRKVLFGQTAASTKA, encoded by the coding sequence ATGATCGAACTCTATTACTGGCCTACCCCTAATGGCCATAAGATCACGATGTTGCTGGAAGAGGCGGGGCTCGATTACGCGATACATCCGGTCAATATCGGCGCGGGCGATCAGTTCAGGCCGGACTTTCTCGCTTTTTCACCCAATAACCGGATGCCCGCCATCATCGACCGCGCGCCCGCCGATGGCGGCGAGGCGATCACGGTGTTTGAATCGGGCGCGATCCTGACCTACCTCGCCGAAAAGACCGGACGCTTCCTGCCCGCCGATGTGCGTGGCCGCAAAGCTGTGATGGAATGGCTGTTCTGGCAGGTGGGCGGGCTGGGGCCAATGGCCGGTCAGAACCACCATTTCAGCCAGTATGCGCCGGAAAAAATCCCCTATGCCATCCATCGTTATGTCAATGAAACCAATCGGCTTTATGGCGTGATGGACCGCCGTCTGGCGGGTCATGCCTATCTCGGTGGGGCCGATTACAGCATCGCCGACATGGCCAGCTATCCGTGGATCGTGCCCTATGAGCGGCAAGGCCAGAAGCTGGAGGATTTTCCGCATCTGAAGCGCTGGTTCGAGGAAATTGCCGCGCGTCCGGCCACGGTGCGCGCCTATGAAAAGGGCGCGAACATCCGTAATGAGCCACCCAATGAAGACACCCGCAAGGTGTTGTTTGGTCAGACGGCGGCTTCGACTAAGGCTTAG
- a CDS encoding chloride channel protein: MSLFGQNVSPHLNDLLLGKAVKRPVLRGVALFKRHLQGSEVWFIVLAAAIGLAAGVMAALLSHTAHALQSLLYGFTSDLRLSALERIKPWHLLALPLGGLVLGLVRLIWPRRTRSPIDVIEANALYGGRIPLRDSLIVSLQTLISNGFGGSVGLEAAYAQMGGGLASKIGQWLDLKRASLRTLVGAGAGAAIGAAFNAPLAGSFYAFEIVLGGYTPAALAPVAAASLSAVVAAQLMNSEPFVIASTMGRDIALSGYLLFALLGVICAGAGIMIIRLVGSAEALVRRLPIGDVWRPLVGGICLMPVAFVAPQALSSGHGAMQYFLAQSSSVATLLAVFVLKMCGSVLSLAFGFRGGLFFASLFLGSLLGAAFALIVNHLWPAAGLDVTNSALVGMAALAVAIVGGPMTMSLLVLEVTHDFALTAAVVTAALCSSAIMRERFGYSFSTWRLHLRGEAVRNARDIGWVRSLTAMQLLRKNHTTLPDTISIGALREQVPLGSTSRVLLVNEAGDYRGLVLTAEAYGEQVEADTPASQIARQTEVYVRPDMDIAAIQRVFEHFGVDDLAVVGEDHKLLGILTEKYVTRRYAEELERSQRDFFGEN, from the coding sequence ATGTCGCTGTTTGGTCAGAATGTAAGTCCACACCTCAACGATCTGCTGCTGGGTAAGGCGGTCAAGCGGCCGGTGCTGCGCGGCGTGGCCCTGTTCAAGCGCCATTTGCAGGGCTCGGAAGTCTGGTTCATCGTGCTGGCCGCTGCCATTGGTCTGGCGGCGGGGGTGATGGCGGCCCTGCTCAGCCACACCGCCCACGCCTTACAGTCCTTGCTGTATGGTTTCACCTCCGACCTGCGCCTGAGCGCGCTTGAGCGTATCAAGCCCTGGCATTTGCTGGCCCTGCCGCTGGGCGGACTGGTGCTCGGCCTTGTCCGGCTGATCTGGCCGCGTCGTACCCGTTCGCCGATCGACGTGATCGAGGCCAATGCCCTGTATGGCGGTCGCATTCCTTTGCGTGACAGCCTGATTGTGTCGCTGCAAACCCTGATCTCCAATGGCTTTGGCGGCTCGGTCGGGCTGGAAGCGGCCTATGCCCAGATGGGCGGCGGCCTGGCGTCAAAAATCGGCCAGTGGCTCGATCTCAAGCGCGCGTCTTTGCGCACCCTGGTGGGGGCAGGGGCGGGTGCGGCCATCGGCGCGGCCTTCAATGCGCCGCTGGCCGGCAGTTTTTATGCGTTTGAGATCGTGCTGGGCGGCTATACGCCCGCCGCACTGGCCCCTGTGGCGGCGGCGTCTCTGTCGGCGGTGGTGGCGGCCCAGTTGATGAATAGTGAGCCGTTCGTCATCGCCAGCACGATGGGGCGCGACATCGCCTTATCCGGCTATCTGCTGTTCGCCCTGCTCGGCGTGATCTGCGCCGGGGCAGGTATCATGATCATCCGGCTGGTCGGCAGCGCCGAGGCTTTGGTGCGCCGCCTGCCGATTGGCGATGTGTGGCGGCCGCTGGTCGGCGGTATCTGCCTGATGCCGGTCGCTTTCGTGGCCCCGCAGGCCCTGTCGTCCGGTCATGGGGCCATGCAGTATTTTCTGGCCCAGTCTTCGTCCGTCGCCACCCTGTTAGCGGTTTTCGTACTAAAAATGTGCGGCTCGGTTTTGTCCCTGGCCTTCGGATTTCGCGGCGGTCTGTTTTTCGCTTCGCTGTTTCTGGGCTCGCTGCTCGGCGCGGCCTTCGCGCTGATCGTCAATCATCTCTGGCCTGCCGCCGGACTGGATGTCACCAATTCGGCCCTGGTCGGCATGGCGGCCCTGGCCGTGGCGATTGTCGGCGGGCCGATGACCATGTCGCTGCTGGTGCTGGAAGTGACCCACGATTTCGCCCTGACGGCGGCGGTGGTGACGGCGGCTTTGTGCTCCAGCGCCATTATGCGCGAACGTTTCGGCTATTCCTTCTCGACCTGGCGGCTGCACCTGCGCGGCGAGGCCGTCCGCAATGCGCGCGACATCGGCTGGGTGCGCTCGCTGACCGCCATGCAGTTGCTGCGCAAGAACCACACCACATTGCCGGATACGATCAGCATCGGGGCCTTGCGCGAACAGGTGCCGCTTGGCTCCACCAGCCGCGTGCTGCTGGTCAATGAGGCCGGTGATTATCGCGGTCTGGTACTGACCGCCGAAGCCTATGGCGAACAGGTCGAGGCCGATACGCCCGCCAGCCAGATTGCCCGCCAGACCGAGGTCTATGTGCGGCCCGATATGGACATTGCCGCCATCCAGCGCGTCTTCGAGCATTTCGGTGTCGATGATCTGGCCGTGGTCGGTGAAGATCACAAGCTGCTCGGTATCCTCACCGAAAAATATGTGACGCGGCGCTATGCCGAAGAACTGGAACGCTCGCAGCGTGATTTCTTTGGCGAAAACTGA
- a CDS encoding kinase → MTGLLLPALTADVTQRLKTGGARPLFIGLCGAQGSGKTTVTKALGGSLRRDGWRVATLSLDDLYLTHAARQRLSRDVHPLLATRGPPGTHDLALAQSVFDGLAAGRATRLPVFDKAMDDRRPSSEWKRVDGACDVVLFEGWCVGARSQAAADLETPINDLEKREDPDGLWRRYVNQALAGAYQDLFARLDMRILLAAPDFSIVARWRTEQEHALRRHAQTGTHIMSDAEVARFIQYYERLTRHILHEMPHRADLVVWLDAARQPLRLTRNPPQG, encoded by the coding sequence ATGACCGGACTTCTGCTGCCCGCCCTGACCGCTGACGTGACGCAGAGGCTGAAAACCGGCGGCGCGCGCCCCCTGTTCATCGGCCTGTGCGGCGCGCAGGGCTCCGGCAAGACGACGGTGACCAAGGCGCTCGGGGGCTCGCTCCGCCGCGACGGCTGGCGTGTGGCGACGCTTTCCCTCGATGATCTGTATCTGACGCACGCCGCACGCCAGCGATTGTCGCGGGATGTACATCCTCTGCTGGCGACGCGCGGCCCGCCGGGCACGCATGATCTGGCCCTGGCCCAATCGGTTTTCGACGGTCTGGCGGCGGGTCGGGCCACGCGCCTGCCGGTTTTTGACAAGGCTATGGACGACAGGCGGCCGTCATCGGAATGGAAACGGGTGGATGGCGCGTGCGATGTCGTGCTGTTCGAAGGCTGGTGTGTGGGGGCGCGGTCGCAGGCTGCGGCCGATCTCGAAACGCCGATCAATGATCTCGAAAAGCGCGAAGACCCGGATGGCCTGTGGCGGCGTTACGTCAATCAGGCGCTGGCCGGAGCCTATCAGGATCTTTTCGCCAGGCTCGACATGCGTATTCTGCTGGCGGCCCCTGATTTCAGCATCGTCGCCCGGTGGCGCACCGAACAGGAACACGCCCTGCGCCGCCACGCGCAGACGGGGACGCATATCATGTCCGATGCCGAAGTAGCGCGTTTTATCCAGTATTATGAGCGGCTGACCCGGCATATTCTGCACGAAATGCCGCACCGCGCCGATCTGGTGGTGTGGCTCGATGCGGCGCGCCAGCCGCTGCGCCTCACCCGCAATCCGCCTCAGGGCTGA
- a CDS encoding L-rhamnose mutarotase — MEPIYYILDLKDDPAKIESYKAWHQPGKPPEAVTRAIREAGIAELEIFLTGNRMVMVLTPGPDFDHSGKNQSESDDPQVQAWETLMWQFQQALPFAAPGEKWVRLEKIYALSAQP, encoded by the coding sequence ATGGAACCGATCTACTATATTCTCGATCTGAAAGACGATCCTGCGAAAATCGAAAGCTACAAGGCGTGGCACCAGCCGGGCAAGCCGCCCGAGGCGGTGACGCGCGCCATCCGCGAGGCGGGCATTGCCGAGCTGGAAATATTCCTGACCGGCAATCGCATGGTCATGGTGCTGACGCCCGGCCCCGATTTTGACCACAGTGGCAAGAACCAGTCGGAAAGCGACGATCCGCAAGTGCAGGCCTGGGAAACGCTGATGTGGCAATTTCAGCAGGCGCTGCCCTTTGCCGCGCCCGGTGAAAAATGGGTCCGGCTGGAGAAGATATATGCGCTCAGCGCTCAGCCCTGA
- a CDS encoding TIM-barrel domain-containing protein — MRHLKIANVVFALALLAGVQAHADVVKARLASDTGLALSTEKGVLRLDPWSSKIIHVTFGAPGFSGNYNPAVIAMPSKVAFQVSDTGMAYVLTTADLSIEVDKATARTRFYDTSHHLLLQEGDRDTGLGATQDFLTKTPIYGLGQHQNGLLDYTGATVHLQQANTDVGVPMMVSPLGFGLLWNNASVMDVDVGVAGKPPLEIRNETGPGIDYDFIAGPEVHDIIAGYRWLTGDAPMMARWTWGMWQSKEHYATQAELISIPARYRQMGVPIDAVVQDWQYWQAGQWGAQRMDPARYPDPKAMVQAIHDMHVHTIISVWPRFDLGTDTLAELEKAGAVLPGVYPNVYPPGWGRWYDAWNPKGRDIYWHQIMSRLGVFGFDGWWLDGDEAELGGTKGEMREIATAAGPGIEVNNAFPLMHTTAVHDGMLRDQPDKRVFILSRSAYAGQQRNGVVTWSGDTHASWQTLRNQIPAALNFSMSGIPYWSADIGGFFSPDQAKDPSYAELFIRWHQFGVFNPMFRIHGAGNGKEIWTFDPATQKILIDDVKLRYRLLPYIYATSWDVTAHQGTMMRALAFDFRSDPKALTVTDEYMFGKTLLVAPVLEAGVKTRNVYLPGSGDWYDVWTGVRQAGGQTVAAATPLAHIPLYARAGSILPLGPVKPYADAPSKAPTELRVFPGRDGDFTWYDDAGDGYGYQKGQYATIAMHWDNAAHTLTLGARQGQYTGMALQLALRVTCKLDKGGRLIRYDGKAQTVSLTECR, encoded by the coding sequence ATGCGGCACCTGAAAATCGCCAACGTCGTTTTCGCGCTGGCGCTTCTGGCCGGAGTCCAGGCCCATGCCGATGTGGTCAAGGCGCGGCTGGCTTCGGATACGGGGCTGGCCCTGTCAACGGAAAAGGGCGTGCTGCGCCTCGATCCGTGGAGCAGCAAGATTATTCACGTCACCTTCGGCGCGCCCGGCTTTTCCGGTAATTATAATCCCGCCGTGATCGCCATGCCGTCAAAGGTGGCCTTTCAGGTCAGCGATACCGGCATGGCCTATGTCCTGACCACGGCTGATCTCAGCATTGAGGTCGATAAGGCGACGGCGCGCACCCGTTTTTACGACACGTCACATCACCTGCTGTTGCAGGAAGGCGACCGCGATACCGGCCTTGGCGCGACGCAGGATTTCCTGACGAAAACACCGATCTATGGCCTGGGCCAGCACCAGAACGGTTTGCTCGATTACACCGGTGCCACGGTTCATCTGCAACAGGCCAATACCGATGTCGGCGTGCCGATGATGGTGTCGCCGCTGGGTTTCGGCCTGTTGTGGAACAACGCCTCGGTCATGGATGTCGATGTCGGCGTGGCAGGCAAGCCGCCGCTGGAGATACGCAACGAAACCGGACCGGGGATCGATTACGACTTCATTGCCGGGCCGGAAGTTCACGACATCATCGCAGGCTATCGCTGGCTGACAGGTGATGCGCCGATGATGGCGCGCTGGACCTGGGGCATGTGGCAATCGAAGGAGCACTACGCCACGCAGGCCGAACTGATCTCGATCCCGGCGCGCTACCGCCAGATGGGCGTGCCGATCGACGCCGTGGTGCAGGACTGGCAATACTGGCAGGCGGGCCAGTGGGGCGCGCAGCGCATGGATCCGGCGCGTTATCCCGATCCGAAGGCGATGGTGCAGGCCATCCACGATATGCACGTCCACACCATTATCTCGGTGTGGCCGCGTTTTGATCTCGGCACGGATACGCTGGCCGAACTCGAGAAGGCGGGTGCGGTTCTGCCCGGTGTCTATCCCAATGTCTATCCGCCCGGCTGGGGGCGCTGGTATGACGCCTGGAACCCGAAAGGCCGCGACATCTACTGGCATCAGATCATGAGCCGCCTCGGCGTCTTTGGCTTCGACGGCTGGTGGCTGGATGGCGACGAGGCCGAACTGGGCGGCACCAAGGGCGAGATGCGCGAGATCGCTACCGCCGCCGGGCCGGGCATTGAGGTCAATAACGCTTTTCCGCTGATGCACACGACAGCCGTGCATGACGGTATGCTGCGTGACCAGCCCGACAAGCGCGTCTTCATCCTGTCACGCTCGGCCTATGCCGGTCAGCAGCGCAACGGCGTCGTCACCTGGTCGGGCGACACCCATGCCAGTTGGCAGACGCTGCGCAATCAGATACCGGCGGCGCTGAATTTCTCGATGAGCGGCATTCCTTACTGGTCGGCCGATATTGGCGGCTTCTTCAGCCCCGATCAGGCGAAAGACCCGTCCTATGCCGAGCTGTTCATCCGCTGGCATCAGTTCGGCGTCTTCAATCCGATGTTCCGCATCCACGGCGCGGGCAATGGCAAGGAGATATGGACATTTGATCCGGCGACGCAGAAAATCCTGATCGATGATGTCAAGCTGCGCTATCGCCTTTTGCCCTATATCTATGCGACCTCGTGGGACGTGACGGCGCATCAGGGCACGATGATGCGGGCCCTGGCCTTCGATTTCCGCAGCGATCCCAAGGCCTTGACCGTGACGGATGAATATATGTTCGGCAAGACGCTGCTGGTCGCGCCGGTGCTGGAGGCGGGCGTCAAGACGCGCAATGTCTATTTGCCGGGCAGCGGCGACTGGTACGACGTCTGGACGGGCGTGCGGCAGGCGGGCGGCCAGACCGTAGCGGCGGCGACGCCGCTCGCCCACATTCCGCTCTATGCGCGCGCGGGCAGCATCCTGCCACTGGGGCCGGTCAAGCCCTATGCCGATGCGCCGAGCAAGGCCCCGACCGAACTGCGCGTCTTTCCGGGCCGGGATGGCGACTTCACCTGGTATGATGATGCGGGCGACGGCTATGGTTACCAAAAAGGCCAGTACGCCACTATCGCCATGCACTGGGACAATGCCGCGCACACACTGACACTGGGCGCGCGTCAGGGCCAGTATACGGGCATGGCTTTGCAGCTTGCCTTGCGCGTCACGTGTAAGCTCGATAAGGGCGGACGCCTGATCCGGTATGATGGCAAGGCGCAAACCGTCTCCCTGACGGAGTGCCGGTAA